The genome window AACGTCCCCCTCGCCGATGCTGCATACTCATTTGCAGCCCCGCCGACAGACTTAGAAACCGCCCACCAGTTCCTGATTAACCTGGAGCTACTTGCGTGCGCTCGAACGTACGACCAAGCTCGGGGTATGAACACAGGTAGTGCGATGGACATAGCTTCCTCGCTGATGACGCCTTCAGCCGTGGACGCCGCATACTTCATCGACAAAGCTGGGGGAAGCGCGATGAATGATGATCGCCTCCACCTGCCAGGCATGGGGACGTCGGCAAATATCTAGCCCCACCCTGGTCAGCTCCTCCGGCGTTAGCTTGCCGCCGTTAATTTTTCACACAGCGACGTTAGCCTTTCACGAGGCGAGCGATATGCTCTGCCGCATCGTCGACGGGGACAGTCTCCACCGAATCGGCCAACCGATCGCGCACCTCAATTTTGCCTTCCTTGAACGCGCGACCTAGCACCACAACGTAGGGCATACCCAGCAGTTCCGAATCCTTGAACTTCACACCTGGGCTGACCTTCGGCCGATCGTCGAAAAGAATGTCGAGCCCACGGTTGGATAGTTCTTCCGCGAGAGTAGACGCCGCTTCCGCTGCCTCCGCATCCTTATTCGCAACCACGAGATGGACGGGGAACGGCGCAACGCTGACCGGCCATTTCAGGCCCTTGTCGTCGTGGTACTGCTCAGCAACGACGGCGACCAACCGCGAAACTCCGACCCCATAGGATCCCATCGTGGGCCGCGAGCGCTTACCGTTCTCATCCAACACATCGAGTTCGAAGGCGTTGGTGTACTTCCGGCCAAGCTGGAAGATGTGGCCGATCTCAATACCCTGCTTGAGGAGCAACGTGCCCGTTCCATCCGGTGCAGGATCTCCCTCTTTCACCTCGGCGGCCTCGATAGTGCCATCCGGCGTGAAATCGCGGCCCACCGTGACATCAACGCTGTGCTGGCCGTCCACTCCGGCCCCGGTAATCCACCGCGTACCCGCTACCACGCGTGGATCAACAAGGACCTTCACATCGTGCTCCGCCATTCCCACTGGACCGACGTAGCCCTTGGGCAGGAAGTCATGCTCGTCGAAATCTTCCTGCTCAGCCAGGACAACTTCTTTCGGCTCCAGCGAGGCCTCGAGGCGTTTCATGTCCACCTCGCGGTCACCAGGGATCGCAATAATGGCGTACGAGAAGTCCTCTTCCCCCGGTTCCCGCGTCTTCACTACCACGCATTTCAGGGTATCTTGAGCAGTGATTTCACGACCGAACCGCTGGGACACAGTCTCATTCGAATTGGCCCAGTCCACCAGCGTGGCAATCGTCGTACAGTTAGGCGATTCCAGTGTGATCGCTGGCTCAATCGAATCGATCGCGTTTTCGTCGACAGTCGGTGCAGGAGTAACGACAGCCTCAACATTGGCCGCATAATCAGAGCTTGTCGACGTCACAAACGTGTCTTCGCCGACGGGCGAGACAGCGAGGAATTCCTCAGACGCGGACCCACCCATCGCACCAGACGTCGCAGCACAGATAGCGTAATCGAGGCCTAAGCGGTTAAACATGCGCTGATAGGCGGCCCGGTGCTTCTGGTACGACTCCTCTAGCCCCTCGTCTTTCATATCAAAGGAGTAGGAATCACACATGACGAATTCCCGCCCGCGCAAAATTCCTGCGCGAGGCCGTTCTTCATCTCTGTACTTGGTTTGAATTTGATACAGGGTGACGGGGAAATCTTTATACGAGGAGTACTCGCCTTTCACCGTCTCGGTAAAAATTTCCTCATGAGTAGGGCCTAAGAGATAATCGCCTTTTTTACGGTCTTTTAACCGGAAAAGGGCGTCGCCGTACTCTGTCCATCGACCTGTCACTTCATAGGCATCGCGAGGAAGTAAGGCAGGTAATTCAATTTCTTGAGCACCTATACCGTCCATCTCTTCCCGCACAATCCGCTCAATGTTTCGCAGAACCTTGAGCCCGAGCGGCAGCCACGAATACACACCGGGTGCGATGCGTCGAATAAAACCGGCCCGAACAAGGAGCTTGTGGCTAGGAACTTCTGCATCTGCAGGGTCTTCACGCAAGGTTCGCACAAAGAGAGAGGACATACGGGTAATCATGGCTCGATACATTACCCCACAGTTTCAGTGAGGTCGCGCTCCGGTGGATGGCAATCTCTGTGGTGGAGGTGCGCGTTCACATCTCAGCGCGGTGTTAGCAACAAAGCCATCGCCAGAGTCACGGTCAAAGCCATCATCAGAGCCTCCGTCGAACCTGGCTCACCATAGCCGTAATTACACCTGCATAGGGGTAAAATCCCAACACGTAATAAAAACTATTCTTTCTTTTTTAACGCCATTTTGCGCCTGGATACACCCTCTTAATCGATCAACTACAACGATTAACAAACCAGCTGAGCTGAGAAAATACACGCATTTTCGACATTAAAGTGTCCGCTGTGCCTGCACACCCGTGCCGAACATCAGTAAATAACGGAAGGAGACTCTATGTCTGAACGAAAGCCCATTCGCGTGGCGATTGCTGGAGTCGGAAACTGCGCCTCATCACTCGTTCAAGGGGTGGAGTATTACAAAGACGCCGATCCGGAAGAAACAGTCCCCGGACTC of Corynebacterium kroppenstedtii DSM 44385 contains these proteins:
- a CDS encoding proline--tRNA ligase, giving the protein MITRMSSLFVRTLREDPADAEVPSHKLLVRAGFIRRIAPGVYSWLPLGLKVLRNIERIVREEMDGIGAQEIELPALLPRDAYEVTGRWTEYGDALFRLKDRKKGDYLLGPTHEEIFTETVKGEYSSYKDFPVTLYQIQTKYRDEERPRAGILRGREFVMCDSYSFDMKDEGLEESYQKHRAAYQRMFNRLGLDYAICAATSGAMGGSASEEFLAVSPVGEDTFVTSTSSDYAANVEAVVTPAPTVDENAIDSIEPAITLESPNCTTIATLVDWANSNETVSQRFGREITAQDTLKCVVVKTREPGEEDFSYAIIAIPGDREVDMKRLEASLEPKEVVLAEQEDFDEHDFLPKGYVGPVGMAEHDVKVLVDPRVVAGTRWITGAGVDGQHSVDVTVGRDFTPDGTIEAAEVKEGDPAPDGTGTLLLKQGIEIGHIFQLGRKYTNAFELDVLDENGKRSRPTMGSYGVGVSRLVAVVAEQYHDDKGLKWPVSVAPFPVHLVVANKDAEAAEAASTLAEELSNRGLDILFDDRPKVSPGVKFKDSELLGMPYVVVLGRAFKEGKIEVRDRLADSVETVPVDDAAEHIARLVKG